A genomic region of Kluyveromyces marxianus DMKU3-1042 DNA, complete genome, chromosome 5 contains the following coding sequences:
- the GIM4 gene encoding tubulin-binding prefolding complex subunit GIM4 yields the protein MDSVLQLKYNDYKNTLEELQSKIIELGRDKDEHEVVLRTLNETEPERKCYRMIGSALVDTDVKSTIPVLQTKRDNLEQTINSLKNQLITTAQEFEKWKKDNKIQVVRQ from the coding sequence atggattcAGTGCTTCAATTGAAATATAACGACTACAAAAACACTTTGGAAGAACTACAGTCTAAGATTATCGAGCTAGGTCGTGATAAGGATGAACATGAGGTAGTTCTTCGGACACTTAACGAAACAGAACCTGAGAGAAAATGTTATAGAATGATTGGAAGCGCATTAGTAGATACAGATGTAAAGTCAACGATACCAGTacttcaaacaaaaagagaTAATTTGGAACAAACTATTAACTCTTTGAAGAACCAGTTGATTACCACTGCTCAAGAATTTGAGAAGTGGAAGAAGGACAACAAGATTCAAGTTGTCAGACAATAA